From the Oscillospiraceae bacterium genome, the window GAGTTATCAAAGCATCGGATTATACTTTCTTTGCTCGTCCCGACAGACAGTCTTCAAATGCCGGATTTCCGACAAAATTTGCGGAAAGCATGGCGTGCGGCACGCCTGTCATAACCAATCTTACAGGCGATATTGAGTTATATTTGAAAGATGGTATCAACGGGCATGTGCTTGATAGCATTACACCGGAAAGTATTAATAAAGTTTTATGTAGAATAATCAATGAGTCGCCTGAAGACAGGCAGAAGTTAAGAAAGTGTGCAAGAGAAACAGCAGAAATATCGTTCGATTACCGTATTTATTCATCTATCATCGAAAAATTTTTGCAATCCATTATACAGGAGACAGAGCAATGAGTGAAAACGAAATAACAATGGTATATGGAACACGCTGCCGCTGCAAAGAAGGAAAATATTATCTAACCGGTGGATTCGGTAGGCTTGTCGATGAAATGGCTAAAAAATATGAAAGAGTGTATCTGATGATACCCGTGATTCACGTAAGTCTAGACGAAGTTTTTTCTGAATACGCACTTGAGGGAAGCAACATAACAGTTCAGGAATTAACTCCTTATTCTGGTTATATTGAAGCCATCAAAAAAACGATTCAGCTAAAGAAACAAATCAAAGAGTATTCAATGCAGTGGAAAGGTGTTGTCTATATTCGGTGGATGACCGCTTTATACGAGTATATCTATAAATGCGCAAAAAGAAAGAATCTGCAAGTATGCTTTCATCTTGTTGATGATGGAGAAACGATTATCAAAGACGGTAATAAATATAAAGGAATAAAACGTTTTTTTGCTTTATGTGTAGCTAAAAAAAATTCCAAGATTATAAAAAAAATCATGAAAACAGTTCCTACGTTGATTAATGGAAACGGAATGAGACGGTTATATCGTCAGGATAATGACCATGTAAAGGAAATCCGGACAAGTACGTTCTTAAAAAGTGAGATTACACATAATCACAAGACAATGAATAAGGACAAAGTGAACCTAATTTTTGTTGGTACTGTCAGACCGGCAAAGGGCTTGGACTATTTGCTGCAGGCAATGGACAAGCTGATTAAGTATGGCATAAATATCTATCTGACGATTGTGGGCGACGGGGATTATATAGAAACACTAAAAGAACGCGCAAAAACCATGAGAATTATCGATCGCATCCGCTTTACCGGAAGACTTGCTATGGGAAAACAACTTTTTGAAGAATATAAGCAAAGTGATATTTTTATTTTACCTTCTCTTTCAGAAGGTACGCCTCGAACTTTGATAGAAGCAATGTGTAATGGTGTACCTGTCATCGCGACTGATGCAGGTGGTATTACTTTCACAGTAAAGGATCATGAAAATGGTTTGATCGTACCTACAGCAAATGCCGAAGCGATAGTAAAAGCAATTGTAGAAATAATTGAAGATGATAATCTTAGAAATAAAGTTGTCCAAAGCGGCTTTCTATTCGCAGAGAATAATACCATTGAATCACATACAAACGAAGTTTGTTCTTTTATCCGACAATATTGCGGAGAAGGTGTAAAATGAAAATAACAGAAAAGCAAAATATGCTGCTGGAACTTATCACAAATTTTCACAAAGCATGTGTCTCATTGTGTATCAAGTATTCACTCGCTTGTGGGACTGCACTCGGTGCCGTGCGCGAGCATGGATTTATCCCATGGGATGACGATATTGATATAATGATGAGATACTCCGATTATTTGGTTATGCAAAACAGTAAGCAGACAGAGTTCAAATGGGTTTGTGCCAAAAATGAGAAAAAATCCCCTGTTATACTTGCAAGAGTATATGATAAAAACGTAGATTATGATCATCTTGAAGCATTTCCTTATATAGATATTCATGTATATGTCGGCGGGAGTGACAATGATGCCGAAACAATCAGGGCAATTAAAATAACGGATTTTTACGCAAAAGTATATTGGGTAAAATCAAGAAGATATCACAATATACTCAAGCGTAAAAAAAGTTTTATTGGAACGCTGTGTAAAATACCACTGCTTGTGGTTTCCAAGAAAAAATGCGTAGCAACTATGATTAAGTATATAGACAAATGGGATTATATCACCGCAAAAAAAATATTTCCTTTACAGGGATATTACAAGGAAAAAGAGATATTACCAAAAATGTGGTTAGAAAGCTACGTCCTTTTGCAGTTCTGTGGTGTTGAGCTATATGTTATCAGTAACTATGACGCTTACCTAAAGCAGTTATACGGAGATTATATGACTCCTGTTCGGTATAAGCGGACTTAATGGGGGAAAATCATGAAAGCATTAATACTTAATTCCGGCCTCGGTCATCGCATGGGTGTCCTGACAAGCGAACATCCGAAATGTATGACCGAAATATCAAGTAATGATACAATACTCAGCCGCCAACTAAAGCTTGTTGCCTCGACCGGTATTACTGAGGTTGTAATGACAACAGGGTATTTTGACGATGTTCTCGTCAATTACTGCAATTCTCTCGGACTTCCGCTACACTACACCTTTGTGAAGAATCCGATTTACGACAAGACTAACTACATCTATTCCATCTACTGCGCTAAGGATCAACTTCAGGATGATGACATTGTGCTTATGCACGGCGATCTCGTCTTTGAAAGCTCCGTGCTTGATGATCTTCTTGCTTGTGATCATAGCTGCATGAAGGTTAGTTCTATAATTTCACTGCCGGTAAAAGACTTCAAGGCAGTTGTACATAACGGCAGAGTGGAAAAGGTTGGCATAGAGTTCTTTACCGACGCAATGGAAGCGCAAGCACTCTATAAGCTCAATAAAGACGACTGGAAAGTCTGGCTCGATAAAATCTATGAATATTGCGAAGCCGACAACCGCAAGTGTTATGCGGAGGTCGCTCTTAATGAAGTTTCGGACAGGTGCGCCATATATGCTTATGATGTAAAGGACAGGCTTTGTACTGAAATTGATACGCCGGAAGATCTCGCTGTTGTTAAAGCAAAGCTTGCAGAGGTTGAAAGCCGCACGGTATATATGTGTTTCTCGACAGATATTATACATAGCGGTCATATCGCCATAATTAAGAAAGCTGAAAAGCTTGGAAAGCTGATAATTGGCGTCCTTTCGGACGAAGCCATTGCAAGCTATAAGCGTTTTCCGCTCATGCCGTTTGACGAGAGAAAGACATTGTTTGAAAACATAAACGGCGTAAAAAAAGTCGTTTGTCAGAACACACTCAGCTATGTCGATATACTCAGGGAGCTTCGCCCTACATATGTTGTTCACGGTGACGACTGGAGAGAAGGTTTTCAGAAGCCGATCCGTGACGAGGTGGTAAGTATACTTGCTGAATACGGCGGTCAACTTGTTGAATACCCGTATTCAAAGGACGAAAAATTCGATGAGCTTGAGAAAATGTCAAGAGCGCAGCTTTCAATGCCGGATATCAGGCGCGGACGTTTGAAAAAGCTGATCAATATGAAGGGCTGCGTGACGGCTCTTGAAGCACACAGCGGAATCACGGGACTGATTGTTGAGAAGACGACTGTATTGCAGGACGGAAAAACATATCAGTTCGATGCCATGTGGATTTCTTCCCTCTGCGATTCCACAGTAAAGGGCAAGCCTGACATTGAACTTGTCGATATGACCAGCCGATTCCGCACTATTGACGAAATTATGGAGGTTACAACAAAGCCGATCATCTTCGACGGCGACACCGGCGGGCTGACTGAGCACTTTGTATATACCGTCCGTTCATTGGAGCGCATGGGCGTTTCCATGATAATCATTGAGGACAAGACCGGGCTGAAAAAGAACAGTTTGTTCGGAACAGAAGTCAAACAAACGCAGGATTCCATTAAGAATTTCTCTGCAAAGATCGCCGCCGGCAAGAAAGCGCAAAAGACACAAGGCTTTATGATATGCGCTCGTATCGAAAGCTTTATTCTTGAACAAGGCATGGAAGATGCGCTAACACGCGCGTTTGCATTTGCCGAAGCAGGAGCCGATGCAATAATGATTCATAGCCGCAAGAAAGACCCTGCTGAGATTTTCGAGTTCGTTGAAAAATTCAGAGCAAAGAATACTGTTACTCGTGTTGTCGTCGTTCCGACTTCGTTTAACTCTGTCACAGAGGACGAGTTCAAGTCAAGAGGCGTGAATGTAATAATATACGCAAATCAACTCACCCGCAGCGGATTCCCCGCAATGCAGAGTATCGCCAAAATGATACTCACCAATCACAGAGCTAAAGAAGCCGATGATATGTGTATGCCCATTAAGGAGATAATCAATCTCATTCCGGAGGAATAAAAATGTCACAAAAGATTATGACCGGAATCGAGCATTTCGATGAACTGTGTGCAGCACTATCTCCAAAAAGTATCTTACTTGTATGCGATAGTTCATTTAGGTATCTGCCGGATTCAATTCAGAGTATTTATAGCAACCACAAGGAAACGGTTACTGTCTTTAACGCATTCACACCAAATCCGCAGTATGAACAGGTCTGTGAAGGCGTTAAGTTGTTTAACGATGAACAATGTGATGCTATTGTCGCAATCGGCGGAGGCAGCACGATCGATGTCGCCAAGTGCATAAAGTTATTCTGTAAGATGAATCCCTCCGTTAATTACCTGCAACAGGAATATAAGGACAGCGGAGTGCCTTTGATTGCTATCCCCACAACAGCCGGAACAGGCAGTGAATCAACACAACACGCGGTGATTTATTACAATGGGGCAAAGCAATCGATTTCTCACCCGAGTATTGTCCCGAATTATTGCATCCTTGAACCGTCAGTCCTAAAGACTCTCCCAATTTACCAAAAAAAATGTACAATGCTCGACGCTCTCTGTCAAGGAATCGAATCATGGTGGTCTGTCAACTCGACTGACGAAAGCAAGCAATACTCCAAAACCGCTGTAGATACTATCGTTGTAAACTATAAAGCGTATATATTTGATAATGATGACGAAGCGGCCAAGCAGATCATGTTGGCGGCGAATTACGCGGGACGAGCAATCAATATATCACAAACGACCGCTGCACACGCAATGAGTTATAAGATAACCTCTCTGTATAAGCTTCCGCACGGTCACGCGGTCGCGGTTGGCTTGCCTGTGGTATGGGAATATATGATACATAATATTACTGCTTGTGCCGACATGAGAGGTAAGGATTATTTGCAGAAAGTCTTTGAAGAAATTCCTATTAATGTGGAATGGTTCAAAGCGCTGCTAAAAGAACTTGGCATTAATAACCCGACCGCATCTGAACGGGAAAAGGAGATTGATATCCTGACACAATCTGTAAATCCTGTTCGTTTGAAGAACAACCCTGTTGCATTGAGCAACGGAGTGCTCCGCAATATGTATGAAAGGATAATTAAATGATATGAAAGTAGAAAGCTTAGTTAGTGCTCTGCAAGCCGATTTTTTCGCCGGCGTCCCTGACTCACAGTTAAAAGCACTATGCAACTATCTGATGTGTACATATAGAATAGACCCGAAGCATCACATTATTGCTGCAAATGAAGGTAATGCAGTAGGTCTTGCCGCCGGTTATCATCTGGCAACAGGTAAGGTGCCGATTGTGTATATGCAAAACAGTGGCGAAGGAAACATCATAAATCCCGTAGCATCGCTGATGAACGACAAGGTTTACGGTATTCCGTGTGTCTTTATCGTCGGCTGGCGCGGTGAACCGGGCGTTCACGACGAACCGCAACATATCTATCAGGGAGAGGTTACGATGAAGCTTCTCGAAGATATGGATATCAAGACGTTTGTCATCGGCAAAGATACAACAGAGGATGAAGTAAAAGAACAGCTTGATTTATGGAAGCCTATGCTTGCTGCCGGAAAACAGGTTGCATTTGTCGTTCGCAAAGGCGCGCTTGAATTCGACGAAAAGGTCAAATACGAAAACGCCAACACGATGCTGCGCGAGGACATTATTCGTCACATTGTGGCGGTTTCCGGAACCGATCCTATTATTTCAACAACTGGTAAAGCGTCACGCGAATTGTTTGAAATACGCGAAGCCAATAAACAACGTCATCAGTATGATTTCCTGACGGTCGGCTCAATGGGACACAGCTCATCTATTGCGCTTGAAATTGCTCTGCAAAAGCCTGAGAAGAAAATATGGTGCATCGACGGCGACGGCGCTGTACTTATGCACATGGGGTCAATGGCACTGATGGGAGCAAACAAGCCGCAAAACCTTGTCCATATTATCATCAACAACGGCGCTCATGAAACTGTCGGCGGTATGCCAACTGTCGCTTCTCAAATTGACTTTGGTGCTATTGCAAAAGGCTGCGGTTATCCTTATACGGTTCGTGTGGATAACTTTGCAGCCTTGGATGAAGAGCTCAATAAAGCAAAGAATCGCAATGAATTTTCGTTGATTGAGGTTAAGTGCTCTATCGGTGCAAGAGATGATCTAGGCAGACCTACGACGACAGCAAAAGAAAATAAAAAATCTTATATGGAGAATTTTGAGGTGTAAAATATGAAAATATACAATGATCTGATCAACAAAAATACATGCCTTTCCCTTGTAGGTCTCGGCTATGTTGGTCTGCCAATAGCTGTTGCATTTTCAAAAAAGGTCAAGGTAATCGGTTTCGATTTGAACGCTAAAAAAATCGAGCTTTATAAATCCGGATTCGACCCGACAAAAGAAGTCGGTGATGATGCAATAAAAAATTGTTCCGTTGAATTTACATTTGACGAAACGTGTCTACGTGAAGCAAAATTCCATATAGTCGCAGTTCCCACTCCGGTTTATAGCGACCATACGCCGGATCTAACCCCTGTTGAGAGCGCGAGTCGCATACTTGGCAGAAATCTTACTACCGGCAGCGTTGTTGTTTTTGAATCTACAGTTTATCCGGGAGTAACAGAAGAAATCTGTGTCCCAATTCTTGAAAAAGAATCGGGGTTGAAATGCGGCGTGGATTTCAAGGTGGGTTACTCTCCCGAAAGAATCAATCCGGGCGATAAGGAGCACCGTCTCGAAAATATCATTAAAATCGTCTCAGGTATGGATGAAGAAACGCTTGATTTCATTGCGAATGTTTATGAACTTGTCGTCAAAGCCGGAGTTCATCGCGCTTCTTCTATTAAAGTCGCGGAAGCTGCAAAAGTTATTGAAAATAGTCAACGCGACATTAATATCGCTTTTATGAACGAGTTGTCCATTATTTTTAATAAAATGGATATCGATACAAAATCCGTGCTTGAAGCCGCCAGAACAAAGTGGAATTTTTTAAAATTTTACCCTGGTCTGGTGGGCGGTCACTGTATTGGTGTAGACCCATATTATCTTACATATAAAGCCGAAATGCTGGGATATCACAGTCAAGTGATTTTAGCAGGGCGCCGCATTAATGATAATATGGGTAAATACATTACGGAGAACATCGTGAAAGATTTAATAAAAACTGAAAAGCCTGTAAAAAACGCAAAAGTCGCCATTTTAGGATTTACATTTAAAGAAAACTGCCCTGATACACGAAACAGTAAAGTTTTTGACATTGTTCAAGAGTTACGTGAATATGGCATTGATCCTATTATAGCTGATCCTAACGCAGATGCTGTCGAGGCAAAGCATCTGTATGGTTTAGAATTTGTCGATTTAAGTTCAATCAATAGCATGGATGCTGTCGTTATCGCAGTCGCCCATACCGAGTTTAAGCAATTACATATCAGCGACGTGGACAAGTTTTTTGGCGAGGGAAGAAAAATCTTTTTTGATATAAAAGGCATTTTCAACCGTCAGGAATATGAATCGGCCGGATACTGTTATTGGAGATTATGAGTATGGAGCGTGCAGCGATTATCTTATGTGCCGGTAATGGCACCCGAATGAATGACGATAAAAAGAACAAGGTCTGTTTTAATTGCGCCGGCATACCGGTCATACGCAGAATTATCACCAATATGCGTGAGGGCGGTATCACTCATTTCGTCATTGTCGTCGGTCATAATGCCCAAAGCGTCATGGATTGTTTGGATGGCGTTGATGGCATAATATATGCTTATCAACGGCAGCAGCTTGGTACCGGTCATGCAGCATTGTGCGGTTTAAAAGCGCTTGAGACAATTGGGTATTCAGGCGCTGCAATCATATCAATGGGAGATAAAATCATCTCATCTCGGGTTGTTTCCGATTTATTAAGACACGCTGAAGCCGCAAAAGCGGTCTGGAGTGTTCAACCGATTTCTGCCAACCTAAACGGCGGGCGTGTGATTACAGAAAAGGGAAAACCGTATGGCGTCGTCGAGTTTGCCGATGCCGCAATGATGGCGCTTTCGGATATACCGCAAGATCAATGGGCAACAAAGCTTGAATCGCTCGGTTTAAACAGCAAAAAGGCCGCTGTGGTTTTAAAAAAAGCTGCTCAGCAAAAGCCCGAGGGTTTGAAACTATTGAACGGAAAAACTTTTACAACACAGGAAATACTCGCGATCCCTTATGCCAATGCAGGACTTTATTGTTTAAATGTCCAATCGGCCATTTCTGCAATATCTGCCTGTAATTCATCAAACATTCAAGGCGAAATATATCTTACAGATACGCTTGAGTACTTTGCTCAACGAGATGAAGTGAAACTATACGAAGTTACAAATCCCGATGAAATGCTTACTTACAGCACCAAACCGGAACTTCGCAAAATGAGTGAGCACTTCATGCGTAAAGCATCGCAGTTTATTTCCGATATTGAAAACGGCGCACTTGATTCATTTTTTTTCGAGCTATACAGAGAGAATTCTTTTGAACAAAAGAAACGTTATTTAAATCTCATAAAATACTTTATATTAAAATACGGTGATAAGAATGTCGTTCTGACAAGAGCGCCCGGCAGAGTCAATTTGATGGGGCGCCATATCGACCACAGAGGCGGCGGAATCAATGTCATGACCATCGACCGTGATACCGTATTCATAGCTTCTCCCCGAGAAGATGACACGATCAATTTATCGAATTTTGATACCGCATATCCCGACCGCTCATTTTCTATCGGTGCTTGTCTTTCGATGGCCGAACATAACAATTGGCTTGACTATCTCACCGCAGAACCTGTCACAGCTGATTTGAAGAAAAATGCCGGTGATTGGGCGAATTATGTGAAAGCTGCTGCGCTTCGTTTTCAACTTTCAAATGATATGACACTCTGCGGTATGGATATAGCGGCTTACGGCAATATTCCTGTCGCTGCTGGACTTTCCTCCTCTTCGAGCGTTGTTGTCGCAACCGCTGAAGCCATTGTCGCACTAAATAGTCTCAATATAACCGACCGAGAATTTATTGATTTATGCGGCGAAGGCGAGTGGTTTGTCGGGTCAAGAGGTGGCGCAGGTGACCATGCAGCTATGAAATGCAGTCAGCGCGATCGGATTACGCACCTTGAGTTTAAACCATTCAAGGTTGGCGTTTCTGTACCTTTTTCAAATCAATATGCCATCATCGTCGCAGACAGCATGACCCAAGCAAAAAAGTCAGAAGGCAGCCGGGATATATTTAATGCAAAAGTTGCAACATATGAGTTTGCTTTTATGTTGCTTAAGCGTTCATATCCCGAATATGATCTGCGTGAGTTCAGAGATATTGCAAAAATCAAACCCACATCAAAGGTCTCTAAAATGCTCTTGATGCTCCCTGAAAAAGCGACTCGTAGCCAAATTTCGCAAATGTTACCCGAATATGAAAACCGTATACACCAAATATATGCCAACCACTCTGACCCAGGTGAGTACGACCTTCGCGGTGTTGCTCTTTATGGTGTTTCCGAATGTGCCCGATCTGAAAAATGCATTGAAGCATTCGAAAGCGGGAATTATACCCTACTTGGTCAAATGATGAAAATCAGTCATGACGGCGATAGGATAAAGCAGGCACCAGTAAGTGATGAAATACTAGCATCACTCGCGGATGGCAATGCTGAACTTTATCTTCAACCCGGCGCATATGGTTGTTCAACGGAGCGCATTGACGGTTTATGTGATCTTTTAAACCGGACTCCCGGTGTTTATGGAAGTCAAATCATCGGTGCAGGTCTTGGGGGATGCGTCATTGCTCTTGTGAAAAAAGAAGAAGCAGATAAAATTCTTGACATTATTCGACATGAATATTATACTAAAAATGGCTATGAATTCTCAGCGAATACTTATCTGCCTTCGTCAGGCTCTGCTGTTTTGTTTTAGGAGGAAATATGGGATATAAACACTTAAAATTTCCTGAAAATTCAATATTTTTGGTGACAGGCGGAGCAGGATTTATTGGTTCCAACCTGTGCGAAGCTCTTTTAAATATGGGTTATCAAGTTCGTTGCCTTGATGACCTCTCAACAGGCAGACAAGCGAACGTAGATATTTTTATCGGTAACCCGAATTATACGTTCCTAAAAGGGGATGTTAAAGATTTTGACACCTGTATAAAAGCCGCTCGAGGAGTTGATTATGTCCTACATCAAGCCGCTTGGGGAAGCGTCCCCCGCTCTATCGAGATGCCTTTGTTTTACTGTGCGAATAATATAACGGGAACTCTTAATATGTTAGAAGCAAGCCGCCAAAATGGTATAAAGAAATTCGTATATGCATCAAGCTCATCTGTTTACGGCGATGAACCGAACCTTCCTAAGACCGAAGGCAGGGAGGGTAATTTACTCTCCCCATATGCCCTGACAAAACGCTGTGACGAGGAATGGGCCATGCAGTATACAATGCACTACGGTCTTAATACATACGGTTTGCGTTATTTCAATGTGTTCGGTCGCAGACAGGATCCGAACGGTGCATATGCCGCAGTCATTCCAAAGTTTATCAAGCAACTTATGAATAATGAGTGCCCTACTATTAATGGCGACGGCAAGCAAAGCCGCGATTTTACTTATATTGAAAACGTGGTTGAAGCAAACCTTAAGGCCTGTTTTGCGCCGCATGAAGCCGCCGGTCAGTCATTCAACATCGCCTATGGTGATCAGGAATATCTCATTGATATCTATAATAGTTTGACTAAAGTTCTCGGTAAAAATATACAACCCATTTTCGGCCCTGATCGCAAGGGCGACATCAAACACTCAAACGCTGATATTTCAAAAGCAAGGAATCTCCTTGGCTATGACCCTGATTACAGTTTCTCGAAAGGTCTGAACGAAGCGATTTCATGGTATAAGGAGAATTTGACATAATGTCTATTTTCATTAATAATACTCTTATGATCACCGGTGGCACCGGTTCTTTCGGAAACGCCGTTTTGAACCGCTTTCTCGCCACCGACATCGGCGAAATCCGTATCTTTTCCCGGGATGAGAAGAAACAGGACGACATGCGGCATGAGTTTCAAGTGAAAATGCCGGAGGTTTCGGACAAAATCAAATTCTTTATCGGAGATGTGCGCGACCTTGCTTCTGTAAAAAACGCCATGCACGGAGTGGATTATATTTTTCACGCAGCCGCGCTGAAACAGGTACCGTCCTGCGAATTTTTTCCGCTCGAGGCTGTCAAGACCAATGTGCTCGGCACCGACAACGTGTTGACCGCCGCTATCGAAGAGGGCGTCAAGACTGTTATCTGCCTGTCAACTGATAAAGCCGCCTATCCCGTCAACGCCATGGGGACAAGCAAGGCGATGATGGAAAAAGTGATTGTCGCAAAATCCCGGACAGTTTCACCGGACAGGACTAAAATCTGCTGCACGCGTTACGGTAACGTCATGTGCAGCCGTGGTTCAGTCATTCCGCTCTGGATTGATCAGATCAATGCCGGTATGCCCATCACGGTCACCGAACCGAATATGACCCGTTTTATCATGTCGCTCGAAGAAGCGGTCGAGCTTGTATTGTTCGCCTTTACAAACGGTGTCTCGGGTGATATTCTGGTACAAAAGGCACCCGCATGCACAATCGGGGTACTTGCACAAGCTGTAAAAGAACTATTCGATCCGGAAAACAAGATAGAGGTCAAGACCATCGGCATCCGCCACGGGGAAAAAATGTTTGAAACACTTCTGACCAATGAGGAGTGTGCCCAAGCAATAGATCTTGGCGACTTTTTCCGCGTTCCCTGCGACAAGCGGGATTTAAATTATGATAAATATTTCAAAGACGGTGATACCAGCCGTAATACGCTCAGCGAATTTGATTCCGGCAACACACAGCTTTTAACGGTTGAACAAGTCAAGGACAAGCTTTTAACACTTCAATACATACGCGATGAACTCATAAGGCGAGAAAAAGCACTTCATAACGGAGGCACACAATGAACATCCTCATTACGGGGGCACGCGGTTTTATCGGTAAAAATTTATGCGCGGCGTTAAAAAACATCAGAGACGGCAAGGATAAATCGTTCGGCATGAATCCGGATATTCATCTGCTGGAATTTGATTTGGAAACCGATCCTGCTTTGTTGAATAATTATTGCAAAGATGCCGATTTCATCTTTCATCTTGCGGGGGTTAACCGTCCAACAGACAAGTCCGAATTCATGACCGGCAATTTCGGCTTTACCTCATTGCTGCTTGATACTCTCAAAAAGTATCAAAACACCTGCCCGGTGATGATCTCTTCTTCCATCCAAGCTGAATTGGATAATCCCTACGGACAGAGCAAAAAGGCCGGAGAGGATCTGATGTTTGCCTATTCGCGGGAAACAGGCGCAAAAGTGCTTGTCTACCGATTCCCCAACGTATTCGGAAAATGGTGCAAGCCCAACTACAACAGCGCTGTGGCGACCTTTTGCTACAATATCGCAAACGACTTACCGATCACAGTCAACGACCGGAGCGTTATGATGACGCTGGTCTACATTGACGACGTGATCACGGAGCTCATTTGTGCTTTAGACGGCCATGAAAACTGCAGCGGTGAATATTGCAAAGTGTCAACAGAACATAAAATCAAACTTGGGGAAATTGCCGATCTGATTTATGAATTTAAAGCAAGCCGTGATCATAAAAGCATTCCCGATATGTCCGACGAATTTACAAAAAAGCTGTACGCAACGTATCTCTCTTATCTGCCGACAGACAAATTCAGTTATCTTTTAAATCCGAACATAGACAGCCGGGGCAGCTTTACGGAAATATTGCGTACCTCCGACCGGGGGCAGTTTTCTGTCAATATCTCGAAACCCGGCATTACAAAGGGCAACCACTGGCACAATACCAAAAATGAAAAGTTCCTTGTCGTCAGCGGAAAAGGCGTGATTCGGTTCAGAAAAATTGACACCGCCGAAGTTTATGAGTATTATGTAAACGGCGGCAAACCGGAAGCAGTTGATATACCGACCGGATATACACACAACATCGAAAACCTCGGCGACACCGATATGGTGACTTTTATGTGGGCCAGCGAGTGTTTTGACCCGGACAAACCGGACACTTTTTATGAGGAAGTGTAAAATGAATTTGCAAACTCTGTTTGGGATTATAAAGAACAGGTTATACCGTGTGATAAAAGGGCCTGTTAAGTACGCAAAAAAAATAGGAGTCAACGTCAAAGGTAATCTTTATATCTACGGAAGAGTCAGCTGGAGCACCGAACCGTGGATTATTTCAATCGGTGATAACGTACATATCACTGACGGAGTTAAATTTATCACACATGACGGGGGCACCTTGTTATATAGAAGATTGATTCCGGATTTGGAAATCACGAAACCGATAACCGTCGGTGACTCTGTGTATATCGGTAACAATGTGATTATTTTACCCGGTGTTACCATCGGTAATAATGTTGTGATAGGAGCCGGAGCAGTCGTAACCAAAAACATCCCGGACAATTCCGTCGCAGTCGGCGTTCCCGCAAGAGTTATCAAGACGGCTGATGAATATCTTGAAAAGCTGAAACGTGAATCGCTGCATTTGGGCCATTTAGTCGGTCGCGAAAAGGACGCCGAATTAAAAAAAATTTATCATTACGAAGGCAAATCAAAAGGAATATATTGGTGATGTAGTAATTATGTTAAAATTAATGACGAT encodes:
- the aepY gene encoding phosphonopyruvate decarboxylase, whose amino-acid sequence is MKVESLVSALQADFFAGVPDSQLKALCNYLMCTYRIDPKHHIIAANEGNAVGLAAGYHLATGKVPIVYMQNSGEGNIINPVASLMNDKVYGIPCVFIVGWRGEPGVHDEPQHIYQGEVTMKLLEDMDIKTFVIGKDTTEDEVKEQLDLWKPMLAAGKQVAFVVRKGALEFDEKVKYENANTMLREDIIRHIVAVSGTDPIISTTGKASRELFEIREANKQRHQYDFLTVGSMGHSSSIALEIALQKPEKKIWCIDGDGAVLMHMGSMALMGANKPQNLVHIIINNGAHETVGGMPTVASQIDFGAIAKGCGYPYTVRVDNFAALDEELNKAKNRNEFSLIEVKCSIGARDDLGRPTTTAKENKKSYMENFEV
- a CDS encoding nucleotide sugar dehydrogenase, translated to MKIYNDLINKNTCLSLVGLGYVGLPIAVAFSKKVKVIGFDLNAKKIELYKSGFDPTKEVGDDAIKNCSVEFTFDETCLREAKFHIVAVPTPVYSDHTPDLTPVESASRILGRNLTTGSVVVFESTVYPGVTEEICVPILEKESGLKCGVDFKVGYSPERINPGDKEHRLENIIKIVSGMDEETLDFIANVYELVVKAGVHRASSIKVAEAAKVIENSQRDINIAFMNELSIIFNKMDIDTKSVLEAARTKWNFLKFYPGLVGGHCIGVDPYYLTYKAEMLGYHSQVILAGRRINDNMGKYITENIVKDLIKTEKPVKNAKVAILGFTFKENCPDTRNSKVFDIVQELREYGIDPIIADPNADAVEAKHLYGLEFVDLSSINSMDAVVIAVAHTEFKQLHISDVDKFFGEGRKIFFDIKGIFNRQEYESAGYCYWRL
- a CDS encoding galactokinase family protein, with translation MERAAIILCAGNGTRMNDDKKNKVCFNCAGIPVIRRIITNMREGGITHFVIVVGHNAQSVMDCLDGVDGIIYAYQRQQLGTGHAALCGLKALETIGYSGAAIISMGDKIISSRVVSDLLRHAEAAKAVWSVQPISANLNGGRVITEKGKPYGVVEFADAAMMALSDIPQDQWATKLESLGLNSKKAAVVLKKAAQQKPEGLKLLNGKTFTTQEILAIPYANAGLYCLNVQSAISAISACNSSNIQGEIYLTDTLEYFAQRDEVKLYEVTNPDEMLTYSTKPELRKMSEHFMRKASQFISDIENGALDSFFFELYRENSFEQKKRYLNLIKYFILKYGDKNVVLTRAPGRVNLMGRHIDHRGGGINVMTIDRDTVFIASPREDDTINLSNFDTAYPDRSFSIGACLSMAEHNNWLDYLTAEPVTADLKKNAGDWANYVKAAALRFQLSNDMTLCGMDIAAYGNIPVAAGLSSSSSVVVATAEAIVALNSLNITDREFIDLCGEGEWFVGSRGGAGDHAAMKCSQRDRITHLEFKPFKVGVSVPFSNQYAIIVADSMTQAKKSEGSRDIFNAKVATYEFAFMLLKRSYPEYDLREFRDIAKIKPTSKVSKMLLMLPEKATRSQISQMLPEYENRIHQIYANHSDPGEYDLRGVALYGVSECARSEKCIEAFESGNYTLLGQMMKISHDGDRIKQAPVSDEILASLADGNAELYLQPGAYGCSTERIDGLCDLLNRTPGVYGSQIIGAGLGGCVIALVKKEEADKILDIIRHEYYTKNGYEFSANTYLPSSGSAVLF
- a CDS encoding SDR family oxidoreductase codes for the protein MGYKHLKFPENSIFLVTGGAGFIGSNLCEALLNMGYQVRCLDDLSTGRQANVDIFIGNPNYTFLKGDVKDFDTCIKAARGVDYVLHQAAWGSVPRSIEMPLFYCANNITGTLNMLEASRQNGIKKFVYASSSSVYGDEPNLPKTEGREGNLLSPYALTKRCDEEWAMQYTMHYGLNTYGLRYFNVFGRRQDPNGAYAAVIPKFIKQLMNNECPTINGDGKQSRDFTYIENVVEANLKACFAPHEAAGQSFNIAYGDQEYLIDIYNSLTKVLGKNIQPIFGPDRKGDIKHSNADISKARNLLGYDPDYSFSKGLNEAISWYKENLT